From the Nitrospira sp. genome, the window CATCCGGCCTGACTTCTAAGAGCCAGCCGTCTCCACCAAGATCCATGACGAGCGGACCGTTGGGTTCCAATTCGTAGAACTGGGGGAAAGCCCGCATCAGGTCAGCACGAAGCTGGGTCCATGCTGAGGAAGCCGGCTCGGTCATGCCTGTATCCCTCGACGAGGCCGCGACTGATACCAATCGGGGAGGCGGGCACGAAGTGTTTTGAGGCGTTGTGTGTTTTCTTCCAGTTTCGGCAGGCGATACTTACGATCCATGTCCACCACCTGTTCGAGAAGCTCTGCTGCATCCTGCAAGCGCCCCATTTCCTCATAACATTGAGCCAGCACGTATCTGGCTCCACCGGCACGAAGCTCATCGCGTAATCGCTCGGCGACCGATTGGCTGGTCTGGCAACAGGCAATGGCTTCATCGTAGCGCTTTTGTACCAAGAACGTGCGGCCTATCATGCGCCAGGCGTCCGCGACACCACCCAGATTACTCAGCCGACGCATTAACTCCAACGACCGTTCGTAAAACTGAATCGCCTCTTCAAACTGGCCGGTTTCACGAGCCACCAAACCAAGGTCCGAAAACAGGACGGCCTGGGCCGGTTCATCATGCGTCTTGGTCATGAGGTCGAGGGCCTCCAAATAATAGGCCCGTGCCCGATCCCATTCCCCGGCATCGGCCCGGAGATTCCCCAAATTTGCCAGCGTCGTCCCGATTCCCTTTTCGTCACCGAGGACTGTTTGCAGTTCCAAGACCTCCTGATAATGTGCCTGCGCAAAATCCCGCCGTCCGCTGACGGCACAGATGTTACCCAGGTTACCAAGGGTGGCGACCAGAGCCCGTTGATCACCGCTCAGCCGATCATACTCTAAGGCCTTGGCGTAACAGGTATAGGCCTCCGTGTAGTATCCTCGTGAGAAGTGCTCGTTGCCTTGTCGATTCAATTCTTCGGATAGGCTGTTACGCAATGTCATGACGTCACTGACAAGAGCTGTTCCACCTGCTGCTTGCCACCGATAAGGATGGAGCTGCCGTCTCCGACCAGCAGACTATCGAAGTTGTATTTCAGAAGACGGCGAAGTCCCTCTCTGGCCTTTGCGAGGTCTGCATACTTTTCCCCAGGGAGCATGCGCAGGGCCCCTGGCGGTTTGCCGATCAACGCATCTCCTACGACCAGCACACCTCGCCCCCGTTCGATAAACAACGCGGATTCTCCCGGAGACTTCTGATCCTTCAGATGGATAGCCCAAATCCCACCAGGTAATAACCCACCGTCTTTGTAGGTCGTCGTTGGTTTCACATCCATCTGGGCGGCATCAGCTTCCGGCACTCGCAGCTGACACTTGAGCTCTGCCTGATAGGCTGCAGCCTCCCGGACATGATCTCGGTTCGTGATGATGATGTAGTCGATCGGCTCATGTCGGCGGACGACCGCTCTCGCTTCGGCCGTCATCGGAGGTGGGTCTACCAAGATCTTATGTTCCCCGCTCACTAGAAGTAAGCCGTTGAAGTCGAGCTGCTTCTCGTCGGAGAACCATGACCATTGCCAGATGTCGGGCAAGATTTGTTTCATAGCAGGGATCGACGGCTTATCATCGAGAATTCATGACACTACAGAAATCACAGAGCCGCGATGGCGCCCTTGATTGTCCTGGCGACCTTCGTCCGGATACTCGTGTCGTTAGGCAAGTCGATCATGTCGTCTTCCGGCACAGTGATAAATTTACGATTTGAACCTTTCGTCAGCGAAATCAAGAACATGCTGTTCGAGGGTGTGACAGGAATCACGACTTGGATGGACCCGTCAATTTCCTGTACCACTTCCAGAAATTTTTGTTTCCCTTCCTCCATCTCATCCATCGCTTCTTTGTCTCCTCACCATTTCATTCCTCCACTCCCCGCAGGTCGATAGGCGAGGTTTCTCCCCTGGGCGCATCGACCGAGCACCGACCTCATCTTCATACTGCAATCAATTCCCGCGTGCGCAGGCGGCGAGCAAGGAGAAATCTCGGCTGTCGACCTGTTACATCCTATTGTCGCCCGCCAACAGCTTCTCAACCTCTGCAACAATCACGTCGGCTCCCGCCAAGTCCATATTGCCGACTCGCTGCCAGCGGATGACTCCATTTTGGTCGATCACGTACACATTTGGGATAAACTTTCCCCCACCGTACAGTTTATCCGTCACCTTCGCTGGATCTAACAGGTAGGGATACGTGATCTTGACCGGGAAACCAGATAAGAATTCTCCGACCTCCCGTTTCGCATTGCCCGATGAATTGACACCCAACACCGCCACGTTCCTGCCTTGCGTAGACTCATGGACCTTCTGCAAGGCGGTCCCCTGTATCATGCAAGGCTCACAGATGTGAAAGAGTCCCAGCACCACAACTTTACCTTTATAGGACTGGAGCGATACGGTTTCACCGGTGATAGCAGTAAGGGCGAAGGATGGGGCATTCTCTCCTACCTTGAATAATCCCGCCGCGGAAACCGGTGCCGTAGACAGTACTGAGAAGACCAGCAACCCAAACGCCAGTATCAGTCGTCTCATCACGACCTCCTCTTCAACGAACACTCATGATCTCACAAACGCTCGACCATGATGCTTGTCGTCATAGTACAACCGTTACCGCTGCTCGAACAATCAGCCATTGGAT encodes:
- a CDS encoding tetratricopeptide repeat protein, which encodes MTLRNSLSEELNRQGNEHFSRGYYTEAYTCYAKALEYDRLSGDQRALVATLGNLGNICAVSGRRDFAQAHYQEVLELQTVLGDEKGIGTTLANLGNLRADAGEWDRARAYYLEALDLMTKTHDEPAQAVLFSDLGLVARETGQFEEAIQFYERSLELMRRLSNLGGVADAWRMIGRTFLVQKRYDEAIACCQTSQSVAERLRDELRAGGARYVLAQCYEEMGRLQDAAELLEQVVDMDRKYRLPKLEENTQRLKTLRARLPDWYQSRPRRGIQA
- a CDS encoding TlpA disulfide reductase family protein, which codes for MRRLILAFGLLVFSVLSTAPVSAAGLFKVGENAPSFALTAITGETVSLQSYKGKVVVLGLFHICEPCMIQGTALQKVHESTQGRNVAVLGVNSSGNAKREVGEFLSGFPVKITYPYLLDPAKVTDKLYGGGKFIPNVYVIDQNGVIRWQRVGNMDLAGADVIVAEVEKLLAGDNRM